The following are from one region of the Paenibacillus sp. JZ16 genome:
- the fabF gene encoding beta-ketoacyl-ACP synthase II, with translation MERVVITGMGVISPLGHDVETFWSRLVRGESGITHIETLDTSRQKVQIAGAVKEFDANALFGAKEARRMDRFCQFALAAADQAISQSGLDLDQIDHERMGVYVGSGIGGIQTLMNQSGTLSSRGPERVSPTLVPMMIPNMAAALISIKYKALGSTQAPVTACSIGNTAIGEAFFNIQAGRSDIIIAGGSEAALTDISLASFANATALSSRNDEPGRASRPFDTDRDGFVMAEGAGILVLESLSHALRRGAVILGEVIGYGASSDAYHMVATPEDGNGAARAMKLALTEANLAPSDVDVISAHATSTVIGDRSETAAIKQVFGKEAYRIPVTANKSMTGHMLGASGGVEAIALVKSLQEGVIPPTINLEHADPACDLDYVPNQARKAELRIGMSNSFGFGGHNSAIVIQKYEHE, from the coding sequence ATGGAAAGAGTCGTTATCACCGGTATGGGCGTCATATCGCCGTTGGGCCATGATGTTGAGACGTTCTGGTCCCGGCTTGTACGAGGAGAGTCCGGTATTACACATATAGAAACTTTGGACACATCAAGACAGAAGGTACAAATAGCAGGTGCCGTAAAGGAATTCGACGCAAACGCGCTGTTCGGCGCCAAGGAAGCCCGGCGTATGGACCGCTTCTGCCAGTTTGCGCTGGCTGCGGCGGATCAAGCCATAAGCCAGTCGGGACTCGATCTTGATCAGATCGATCATGAGCGGATGGGGGTATATGTCGGCTCCGGCATCGGCGGCATCCAGACCCTGATGAATCAGAGCGGCACGCTGTCATCGCGGGGTCCCGAACGGGTCAGTCCTACCCTGGTACCCATGATGATTCCCAATATGGCGGCAGCGCTCATCAGCATTAAATACAAGGCGCTGGGCTCCACGCAGGCCCCGGTTACGGCATGTTCGATCGGCAATACGGCGATCGGCGAGGCTTTCTTTAACATCCAGGCCGGCCGATCCGACATCATCATCGCGGGAGGCTCCGAAGCGGCGTTGACCGATATTTCACTGGCCAGCTTCGCGAACGCAACCGCCCTTTCATCCCGCAACGATGAACCGGGCCGGGCCAGCCGGCCGTTTGATACGGACCGGGACGGATTTGTCATGGCAGAAGGTGCCGGCATCCTCGTCCTGGAATCGCTCTCCCATGCCTTACGCAGAGGCGCCGTCATTCTGGGCGAGGTCATCGGTTACGGTGCCAGCTCGGATGCCTATCATATGGTCGCCACGCCGGAAGACGGCAACGGTGCGGCACGGGCGATGAAGCTGGCCCTGACCGAGGCGAATCTCGCCCCATCTGATGTGGATGTCATCAGCGCCCATGCCACAAGCACGGTCATCGGTGACCGTTCGGAGACAGCGGCCATTAAGCAGGTGTTTGGCAAGGAGGCGTATCGCATTCCGGTAACGGCGAACAAGTCGATGACCGGACATATGCTGGGCGCATCCGGCGGCGTAGAGGCCATCGCACTCGTGAAATCCTTACAGGAAGGCGTCATACCGCCGACGATCAATCTGGAACATGCCGATCCGGCATGCGATTTGGATTACGTACCGAATCAGGCGAGAAAGGCCGAGCTTCGGATTGGCATGTCGAATTCCTTCGGCTTCGGCGGACATAATTCGGCGATTGTTATCCAGAAATATGAGCACGAATAA
- a CDS encoding helix-turn-helix transcriptional regulator → MNSQVRLQALSAFLKGQRAKISPESVGLPPGSRRRTPGLRREEVAQLAGVSTTWYTWLEQGRDIQVSSSVLDCVANALQLNADERRYLYSLALESGAEPYTVKQEAVQISPSLQKIITELKYCPVMISDRMCNIVGWNRAAAYVFLDFDRIPPEERNMIRLLFTRREFQRLAVNWEQFASGFLSMFRSYYGQYVEDEWYDRFLEEMKQGHPEFNRMWEQSQVSYAPEVHLEFRHAKAGKMVYELTSLKVYGNDDLRCSIYTPAPDTTTEAKLRQLMEEK, encoded by the coding sequence ATGAATTCCCAGGTTAGACTCCAAGCTTTGTCGGCTTTCCTGAAAGGACAGCGTGCCAAAATCTCGCCCGAGTCCGTCGGATTGCCGCCCGGGTCACGAAGAAGGACACCGGGCTTGCGCAGAGAAGAGGTGGCCCAGCTGGCAGGTGTCAGCACCACTTGGTACACCTGGCTCGAGCAGGGACGCGACATCCAGGTGTCGTCGTCCGTGCTGGACTGCGTCGCCAATGCGCTACAGCTGAACGCGGATGAGCGAAGATATCTGTATTCTCTGGCGCTGGAGAGCGGGGCGGAGCCTTATACGGTCAAACAAGAAGCGGTGCAGATCAGCCCGTCTCTGCAAAAAATCATCACCGAGCTGAAATATTGCCCCGTCATGATCTCGGATCGGATGTGCAACATCGTGGGGTGGAACCGTGCGGCTGCGTATGTGTTTCTTGATTTTGACCGCATCCCGCCCGAGGAGCGGAATATGATCCGGCTGCTTTTCACCCGCAGGGAGTTTCAGCGGCTGGCGGTGAACTGGGAGCAGTTCGCCAGCGGCTTCCTGTCGATGTTCCGGTCCTATTACGGTCAATATGTCGAGGATGAGTGGTATGACCGTTTTCTGGAAGAGATGAAACAGGGGCATCCGGAGTTCAATCGGATGTGGGAGCAGAGCCAGGTCAGCTATGCCCCGGAAGTACATCTGGAATTCCGGCATGCCAAGGCCGGAAAAATGGTATATGAGCTCACGTCGCTCAAAGTATACGGAAATGATGATCTGCGGTGCAGCATTTATACGCCAGCTCCGGATACGACCACGGAAGCAAAGCTGCGGCAGCTGATGGAGGAGAAGTAA
- a CDS encoding DEAD/DEAH box helicase, translating to MSRHTETITVHMALSEYGDAVIYGSTVMQGYVSGQYLKHRLFAWHEASFYGTELTVQSVQDMEVVILPSEQVIPFFADGRLLEHIEWVWDEDCLPFIELAPSLAACIQNKQYAPSLSAFRLGKLQWIWDTEAFKAEEQSRLSLLNADEIWNEGLRAAFSAAVQDQCYGSEESAADLRREYPLLFSPNRTAAEGMDDKSWLIAIGWRPDTAPFRPLLQLLEPDEDEAEWRLRLVLQDKQDAAALAAVRLAEDGQAYGSWPETWTPHIKERSPGWLQGLQAALPARVLHAPAEDVLGRPLSDEAAWQFLTDDSQRLLQSGWLVLLPAWWEAASKKKPKLRAKVRSGEGENAERSSGGSLFGLDALVNFDWRIAIGEATLSEAEFAELVARNERLVRFRGQWIPLDPALVAQIRQMMAGVDREEGLSFQDILHLHLLGNNDESEQMKQDSEETQDPERIKLEVELNEHLVKLIGQLGRQNEWPSLPVPAGLKAELRTYQHDGFAWLAFLRRYGLGACLADDMGLGKTVQFIAYLLHVKMTMEREERRLPSLLICPTSVLGNWQKELERFAPSLRVMLHYGGKRSSSEDFYKEAYQADIILTSYATATLDQEMLRDMKWETIGIDEAQNIKNADTKQSAAVRSFPARHRVALTGTPIENRLSELWSIYDFINPGYLGSLRAFNLRFIQAIEKDKNEQRTADLQKLIKPFMLRRKKKDPAIQLDLPDKNEMKTYIHLTAEQGALYDQTVSSLLERMQKLEGIERKGAILAALTQFKQLCDHPALLTKEPLPELPGGGGLLDTEAVVNRSAKLERLLSMVKELRDEGERCLIFTQYIGMGEMMRQVLHQELGEPVLYLNGSTPKRTRDRMIEQFQSQTLPPEEQPNVMILSIKAGGVGLNLTAANHVFHFDRWWNPAVENQATDRAYRMGQTKDVQVYKFISMGTLEERIDEMLESKQQLSDQVIASSEGWITELSTDELKDLFTLRRDWA from the coding sequence ATGAGCAGACACACAGAAACCATCACGGTCCACATGGCGCTAAGCGAATACGGAGATGCCGTCATATACGGCTCTACTGTCATGCAGGGTTATGTGTCCGGACAATACCTGAAGCACCGTTTATTCGCGTGGCACGAAGCTTCCTTCTACGGAACAGAGCTTACCGTTCAATCCGTTCAGGACATGGAAGTGGTCATCCTGCCTTCCGAGCAGGTCATACCGTTCTTTGCGGATGGACGGCTGCTGGAACATATTGAATGGGTATGGGACGAGGATTGCCTTCCCTTCATTGAACTTGCGCCTTCGCTGGCAGCTTGCATTCAGAATAAGCAATATGCGCCCAGCTTGAGCGCCTTCAGATTGGGCAAGCTGCAATGGATCTGGGATACAGAGGCGTTCAAAGCGGAAGAGCAGTCCCGTCTGTCCCTGCTGAATGCAGACGAGATATGGAATGAAGGCTTGCGGGCAGCGTTCTCCGCCGCCGTGCAAGACCAGTGTTACGGCAGCGAAGAGTCGGCGGCTGACCTGCGCAGAGAATACCCGCTTCTCTTCTCGCCGAACCGCACGGCAGCCGAGGGCATGGACGACAAGTCATGGCTGATCGCCATCGGATGGCGACCGGATACCGCTCCATTCCGGCCGCTGCTGCAATTGTTGGAGCCTGACGAAGACGAAGCCGAATGGCGTCTTCGTCTTGTATTGCAAGACAAGCAAGACGCCGCGGCGCTTGCAGCCGTTCGTCTGGCTGAAGACGGGCAGGCATACGGATCATGGCCGGAGACATGGACACCTCATATCAAGGAGCGATCCCCCGGCTGGCTCCAAGGATTGCAGGCAGCACTGCCGGCAAGGGTGCTTCATGCTCCGGCTGAAGACGTGCTCGGTAGGCCGCTGTCCGACGAGGCCGCATGGCAGTTCCTGACCGACGACAGCCAGCGGCTGCTCCAATCAGGCTGGCTGGTCCTGCTGCCCGCATGGTGGGAAGCCGCCAGTAAGAAGAAGCCCAAGCTGCGGGCGAAGGTACGCTCGGGCGAGGGCGAGAACGCCGAGCGAAGCAGCGGCGGTTCCCTGTTCGGTCTGGACGCGCTGGTCAATTTCGATTGGCGCATCGCCATCGGGGAAGCTACCCTTTCCGAGGCAGAATTCGCCGAGCTTGTTGCCCGGAACGAACGGCTGGTACGGTTCCGGGGGCAGTGGATTCCGCTGGATCCCGCCCTGGTTGCCCAAATCCGCCAGATGATGGCGGGCGTAGACCGTGAGGAAGGTCTATCGTTTCAAGATATTCTGCACCTGCATCTGCTCGGGAACAACGATGAGTCGGAGCAGATGAAGCAGGATTCGGAGGAAACACAGGATCCGGAGCGGATCAAGCTTGAGGTGGAACTGAACGAGCACCTCGTGAAGCTCATAGGCCAGCTCGGCCGCCAAAACGAATGGCCGAGCCTCCCTGTCCCGGCTGGGCTGAAGGCCGAGCTGCGGACTTATCAGCATGACGGCTTTGCCTGGCTTGCCTTTTTGCGGCGTTACGGGCTTGGTGCATGCCTTGCCGATGACATGGGTCTTGGCAAAACCGTGCAGTTTATCGCCTACCTGTTGCACGTGAAGATGACGATGGAGCGGGAAGAAAGACGCCTCCCCTCCCTGCTGATCTGTCCCACCTCAGTGCTGGGCAATTGGCAGAAAGAGCTTGAACGGTTTGCCCCCTCGCTCCGGGTCATGCTTCATTACGGCGGCAAACGAAGCAGCAGCGAGGATTTCTATAAAGAGGCTTACCAAGCCGATATTATCCTTACCTCTTATGCTACGGCGACGCTTGATCAAGAAATGTTAAGAGACATGAAGTGGGAAACGATCGGCATCGACGAGGCCCAGAACATCAAGAATGCCGACACCAAACAATCCGCCGCCGTGCGAAGCTTCCCGGCAAGGCATCGCGTCGCGCTGACCGGCACACCGATTGAGAACCGGTTGTCCGAACTGTGGTCCATCTATGACTTCATCAATCCCGGATATCTTGGAAGCCTGCGGGCGTTCAATCTCCGGTTCATCCAGGCCATCGAAAAAGACAAAAACGAGCAGCGCACGGCCGACCTACAGAAGCTGATTAAGCCCTTCATGCTTCGGCGCAAGAAAAAGGATCCTGCGATTCAGCTCGACCTGCCGGACAAAAATGAGATGAAGACTTATATTCATCTTACGGCCGAGCAAGGCGCGCTTTATGATCAGACCGTGAGCAGTCTCCTGGAACGCATGCAAAAGCTTGAGGGCATTGAGCGCAAAGGCGCCATTCTGGCAGCTCTGACGCAGTTCAAGCAGCTCTGCGACCATCCGGCTCTGCTGACGAAGGAGCCGCTCCCGGAACTGCCGGGAGGCGGCGGCTTGCTTGATACCGAGGCCGTGGTCAACCGTTCAGCGAAGCTGGAGCGGCTGTTGTCCATGGTGAAGGAGCTGCGGGACGAGGGCGAGCGCTGCCTGATCTTCACCCAGTATATCGGCATGGGCGAGATGATGCGGCAGGTGCTGCATCAAGAGCTGGGTGAACCCGTGCTGTATTTGAACGGTAGCACACCGAAGCGGACGCGCGACCGCATGATCGAGCAGTTCCAATCCCAGACCCTGCCGCCCGAAGAACAGCCGAATGTCATGATTCTCTCCATCAAGGCCGGCGGCGTAGGTCTGAATCTGACCGCGGCGAACCACGTGTTCCACTTCGACCGCTGGTGGAACCCCGCTGTGGAGAATCAGGCGACCGACCGCGCTTATCGGATGGGACAGACCAAGGATGTCCAGGTGTACAAGTTCATCTCCATGGGGACGCTCGAAGAGCGGATCGACGAGATGCTGGAGAGCAAGCAGCAGCTGAGCGATCAGGTTATCGCAAGCAGCGAGGGCTGGATTACCGAGCTGTCCACCGATGAGCTGAAGGATCTCTTCACGCTGCGGCGCGACTGGGCGTAA
- a CDS encoding SWIM zinc finger family protein, with protein sequence MMNSNETLDDIPWQTLIQQTAGFFSDLTIKRGFQYYKQGRVHASEPADETGVVEASVDGTETYRTKLNLRSLSDSECSCPVKDGCKHMVAVLLDYAQLQGRSIHALVNAHSTTYASTSSYDRSESGFSPAQDRPSAGASKWRVKADHLPDLPISAWHELFEVCTASLGTNTQNSFYAKNALASLHHIKPPLPPDLDPLYELHAHLFILEKLVKQPASAWNSSGSYIGYHTQVAADHILARIKRIFHEGLEVSEHGEAFRQRLTETISHARRSMLSEPRNRKFYAQIYMQLWMYWIYPFSKKDSSLIQAELEQLQTAEAEFSSSLSRASWYMAQGLMAFYLGEDESSWDLIREADKVSSLPPASVLGFFDMLHSGQQWDRLARWLPEIGPLLGSHRNEHLSSYQYYWDAVIEHLPEEAERMWSSLADMLPYSKDIYQNALITHGRWREWIDYQLSTGREPLELRVSELAPIEKNAPELLLPFYHQAVERYILHKNRAGYKAAVKLLKRLAKLYKKLKQQERWDLFIISLSVRNSRLRAFQEELRRGKLIS encoded by the coding sequence ATGATGAACTCAAACGAAACGTTAGATGATATACCATGGCAGACGCTGATTCAACAAACCGCCGGATTTTTCAGCGATTTGACCATTAAACGGGGATTTCAGTATTACAAGCAAGGTCGTGTCCACGCCAGCGAGCCGGCAGATGAGACCGGTGTGGTCGAGGCTTCCGTGGATGGAACGGAAACCTACCGTACCAAGCTTAACCTTCGCTCCTTGAGCGACAGCGAATGCAGCTGTCCCGTTAAGGATGGCTGCAAGCATATGGTGGCTGTTCTGCTTGACTATGCTCAACTTCAGGGTCGTTCCATTCACGCCCTGGTTAATGCGCATTCCACCACATATGCTTCCACCTCTTCGTATGACCGAAGCGAGTCCGGCTTCAGCCCAGCGCAGGACCGACCGTCTGCCGGAGCATCAAAATGGAGAGTCAAAGCGGATCATTTGCCCGACCTGCCAATCTCCGCATGGCATGAGCTGTTCGAAGTTTGCACGGCTTCGCTGGGAACGAATACGCAGAATTCGTTTTACGCCAAAAATGCGCTGGCTTCCCTCCATCACATTAAACCCCCGCTTCCGCCGGATCTGGATCCGTTATACGAGCTCCATGCGCATCTCTTCATTCTCGAGAAGCTCGTCAAGCAGCCCGCCAGTGCCTGGAATTCCTCCGGCTCCTACATCGGCTATCATACGCAGGTGGCAGCGGATCATATCCTGGCCAGAATCAAGCGCATCTTCCACGAAGGGCTGGAGGTCAGCGAACATGGGGAGGCATTCAGGCAGCGGTTGACCGAGACGATTTCGCATGCCCGGCGGAGCATGCTGAGCGAGCCGCGGAACCGCAAATTTTACGCCCAGATCTACATGCAGCTCTGGATGTACTGGATCTATCCGTTTTCGAAAAAAGACAGCAGCTTAATCCAGGCGGAGTTAGAGCAGCTGCAGACAGCCGAAGCCGAATTCAGCAGCAGTCTTTCACGCGCCTCATGGTATATGGCGCAGGGCTTAATGGCCTTCTATCTCGGAGAAGATGAATCGTCCTGGGACCTGATCAGGGAAGCAGACAAGGTCAGCAGCCTGCCCCCCGCTTCCGTCCTTGGCTTCTTCGACATGCTGCATTCAGGGCAGCAATGGGACCGCTTGGCCCGCTGGCTCCCGGAGATCGGCCCGCTGCTTGGCAGTCACCGCAACGAGCATCTCAGCAGCTATCAATACTACTGGGATGCCGTCATAGAGCACTTGCCCGAGGAGGCTGAACGGATGTGGAGCAGTCTTGCCGACATGCTTCCTTATTCGAAGGACATCTATCAGAATGCCTTGATCACGCACGGGAGATGGCGGGAATGGATCGACTATCAACTAAGCACAGGCCGGGAGCCGCTGGAACTCCGGGTCAGCGAGCTGGCACCGATCGAGAAGAACGCACCCGAGCTTCTGCTGCCTTTTTACCATCAGGCCGTTGAGCGGTACATCCTTCATAAGAACCGAGCCGGATATAAAGCAGCCGTCAAGCTGCTCAAACGGTTAGCCAAGCTATACAAAAAGCTCAAGCAGCAGGAGCGCTGGGATCTGTTCATTATCTCGTTATCTGTACGAAACAGCCGGCTTCGCGCATTCCAGGAAGAGCTGCGGAGAGGAAAGCTGATATCATGA
- the vgb(C) gene encoding streptogramin B lyase Vgb(C): MQIAAQEYKTANRESGPYGITARQDGTIWFTEQKGNRIGRLTKDGDIRTFEVPTPDAGVMSILSAHTGDLWFTEYKANKIGRMTMDGTFAEFELPEANSSPYGLAEGPDGAIWFTELIGNRIGSITPAGIITEYDLPCEGSYPSYITAGPDGALWFTENQNNCIGRITMDGKITEYRIPTEQSGPVGITTGADGALWFVQINGNQIGRITTAGEITEFKLPSGNARPHAITAGVSEDLWFTEWGANQIGRITCTGDITEYPIPTPSAEPHGITVDSGGEVWFAEECDQIGRFTIQY; encoded by the coding sequence ATGCAGATCGCCGCACAGGAATACAAGACAGCGAATCGGGAATCGGGACCTTATGGTATTACGGCAAGACAAGATGGGACCATATGGTTCACGGAACAAAAAGGAAACCGGATCGGACGGCTCACCAAAGATGGGGATATACGCACGTTCGAAGTGCCGACTCCAGATGCCGGGGTCATGTCCATCCTCTCTGCCCATACCGGTGACCTCTGGTTTACGGAGTACAAAGCGAATAAAATCGGAAGGATGACAATGGATGGAACATTTGCGGAATTCGAACTGCCTGAAGCCAATTCGTCTCCTTACGGCTTGGCTGAGGGCCCGGATGGAGCCATATGGTTCACCGAGCTTATCGGCAACCGAATCGGAAGTATAACGCCGGCAGGCATTATCACGGAATATGACTTACCATGCGAAGGATCGTACCCTTCCTATATTACAGCCGGTCCGGACGGCGCGTTGTGGTTTACGGAAAACCAGAACAACTGCATCGGCCGAATTACGATGGACGGGAAGATTACCGAGTACCGGATTCCAACAGAGCAATCCGGACCGGTCGGCATCACGACAGGTGCCGATGGCGCTCTATGGTTTGTTCAAATCAACGGCAATCAAATCGGTCGGATTACAACGGCCGGGGAAATTACGGAATTCAAGCTCCCGTCCGGGAATGCCAGACCCCATGCCATCACGGCGGGTGTTTCCGAGGATCTATGGTTTACCGAATGGGGAGCCAATCAAATCGGACGAATTACCTGTACCGGGGACATTACCGAGTATCCAATCCCTACCCCCTCCGCAGAACCTCATGGCATAACCGTGGATTCCGGCGGCGAGGTCTGGTTCGCCGAGGAATGCGATCAGATCGGCCGGTTTACGATTCAGTATTAG
- a CDS encoding copper amine oxidase N-terminal domain-containing protein, which yields MITRKWTRIAVSGAIAATMLMSTFVQAQAEAAPKKEMELNINHWIVTTDVNPVIVNQTTLVPLRVMKDYLKPMELHWNNKNKTVTVNTGADQVTLEMGSMKAKGKGKAYSLSVPAALKDGHVMVPIRFIAELYDAEVGWDTKERMIYIYTPDVDVSTAEENGHVKLYPVSVTKYGRYEGMVVEVEGRKRVFEDWNGGDGTRKPVIQYQDVTGDGKPDVVVFYVDGTGTGLYMGEMHVVDAETLKEIPIESLEQAVLSHVQSNIEKYADHFVIKLLIDGKEYVQRVEDDSKDKSYLYDKVGFGAIVRHKLAEGRLVTEAAGSISPAGFAGNLQITYRFQEESNRFVVDSIEYSLEE from the coding sequence ATGATCACCCGGAAATGGACAAGAATAGCAGTAAGCGGCGCTATAGCGGCCACCATGCTGATGAGTACCTTCGTACAGGCTCAGGCTGAAGCTGCACCCAAGAAGGAAATGGAATTAAACATCAATCATTGGATTGTTACGACGGATGTTAATCCCGTCATCGTGAATCAGACCACGCTGGTTCCCTTGCGCGTTATGAAGGACTACTTGAAACCCATGGAGCTTCACTGGAACAACAAAAACAAGACGGTAACTGTCAACACAGGTGCCGATCAAGTCACGTTAGAGATGGGAAGCATGAAGGCGAAGGGAAAAGGGAAGGCATATTCACTATCCGTTCCCGCAGCGTTAAAGGATGGCCACGTTATGGTTCCGATTCGATTTATAGCGGAGCTGTACGATGCAGAAGTAGGCTGGGATACGAAGGAGAGAATGATTTACATCTATACTCCGGATGTCGACGTGTCAACGGCGGAGGAGAACGGGCATGTAAAGCTGTATCCGGTAAGCGTTACGAAATACGGCAGATATGAAGGCATGGTGGTCGAGGTTGAGGGAAGGAAGCGGGTCTTTGAAGACTGGAACGGCGGGGACGGTACCCGTAAACCCGTCATTCAATATCAGGATGTGACAGGCGATGGGAAGCCTGATGTTGTGGTGTTCTACGTGGACGGGACCGGCACGGGGCTTTACATGGGAGAGATGCATGTTGTCGACGCCGAGACTCTGAAGGAAATCCCTATCGAATCATTGGAGCAGGCGGTATTGAGCCATGTGCAATCCAACATCGAGAAGTATGCGGATCACTTTGTTATCAAGCTTTTGATCGACGGGAAGGAGTATGTCCAAAGGGTCGAGGATGATTCCAAGGATAAAAGCTACTTATATGATAAGGTTGGCTTCGGCGCCATCGTCAGGCACAAACTAGCGGAAGGCCGGCTTGTTACGGAAGCGGCAGGGAGCATAAGTCCGGCCGGTTTTGCCGGGAATCTGCAAATAACGTATCGATTTCAAGAAGAGTCGAACCGGTTTGTGGTGGATAGCATCGAATACAGTCTGGAAGAGTAG
- a CDS encoding sensor histidine kinase produces MSLLIIVATLVPLLFLGIFSFNIAKSLTEEKAKITGMNTLRQLEAYLDTMVKDVENISLFLIGHTGVQAYLKTEQSNYVQQTTVINFLTNLAFSKDYIANIIVEPLGSKDAISHKSLVRSEFRDITEMVPDYYEQHPKWWSFVHRQWTFEGVRKVITLARPIRSTDKYKPIGNLQINLDQGVIANQFRQAVLEKTGFVLLLDENNRIIAGPPDMETNLTLADYYPAIGEFEGLSGNIDYGEGSNKKTILYKKMSSVNWKLVGIIPSQEYRSQNQYFIKLTAVAVTVAILLAIILVLFLIQKITNPLSVLTKFLKNSSPEEPLPALPVKTVDEVGQLIISYNRLSSRIVKLTDEVKLNESLKKEADMHALQVQINPHFLYNTLSSIHWLALMNQDVKIAEMVGSLSDFLRFSLNNGQEYCTIQQEIMHVRHYVNIQTIRYPEKFKFEVHVEEELYQHTMLKLLLQPLVENSMLHGILSRDGMGTITIRGHREPEGIHFVVEDDGIGMTTDRLKWLQDQLVENPLQYEKGQTPRGSYGLRNVHKRLLLHYGKDAGLRVESTEGAGTRVMFTIPDLPEIQQSELSSKGDGDNEGTDR; encoded by the coding sequence TTGTCGTTACTTATAATTGTCGCTACGCTGGTGCCGCTGCTGTTTCTTGGTATTTTCTCTTTTAACATAGCCAAGAGCCTGACGGAGGAGAAGGCCAAGATTACAGGAATGAATACGCTTCGGCAGCTGGAAGCTTACCTGGATACAATGGTCAAAGACGTGGAGAACATCTCGTTGTTTCTCATCGGGCATACCGGAGTTCAGGCCTATCTGAAGACCGAGCAGAGCAACTATGTCCAGCAGACGACGGTTATCAATTTTTTGACGAACCTGGCCTTTTCCAAAGATTATATAGCCAACATCATTGTCGAACCGCTCGGCAGCAAAGATGCAATCTCGCATAAATCCTTGGTACGGTCCGAGTTCCGGGATATTACCGAAATGGTTCCCGACTATTACGAGCAGCATCCCAAATGGTGGTCCTTTGTTCATCGCCAGTGGACCTTCGAAGGCGTTAGGAAAGTCATTACGTTGGCCAGACCGATTCGGAGCACGGATAAATATAAGCCGATCGGGAACCTGCAGATTAACCTGGACCAGGGCGTCATTGCCAATCAATTCCGGCAGGCCGTTCTAGAGAAGACCGGGTTTGTCCTTCTTCTTGACGAGAATAATCGGATTATCGCCGGTCCCCCGGATATGGAGACCAATCTTACGCTTGCAGATTATTATCCTGCGATTGGAGAGTTTGAGGGGCTCAGCGGAAATATAGACTATGGCGAGGGGAGCAACAAGAAGACCATTCTCTATAAGAAAATGTCCAGCGTGAACTGGAAATTGGTCGGCATCATTCCCTCACAGGAATACCGTTCCCAGAATCAGTACTTTATCAAATTGACGGCGGTTGCGGTCACGGTGGCCATCCTGCTCGCCATTATACTGGTACTTTTCCTGATCCAGAAAATTACGAATCCGCTGTCCGTGCTAACGAAGTTTCTCAAGAACTCAAGCCCGGAGGAGCCGCTGCCTGCGCTCCCGGTTAAGACGGTCGATGAGGTCGGACAGCTCATTATCAGTTATAACCGGCTCAGCTCGCGAATTGTGAAGCTTACCGATGAAGTGAAGCTGAACGAGTCGCTGAAGAAGGAGGCGGATATGCATGCGCTGCAAGTGCAGATCAATCCGCATTTCCTCTACAATACGCTGTCATCCATCCATTGGCTGGCACTGATGAACCAGGATGTGAAAATTGCCGAGATGGTGGGATCGCTCAGTGATTTCCTGAGGTTCAGCCTCAATAACGGGCAGGAATATTGCACGATTCAGCAGGAAATTATGCATGTCCGTCATTACGTGAATATCCAAACCATCCGATATCCGGAAAAATTCAAGTTTGAGGTTCATGTGGAGGAAGAGCTGTATCAGCACACTATGTTAAAGCTGCTGCTGCAGCCGTTGGTTGAAAACTCCATGCTGCATGGTATTTTGAGCCGTGACGGGATGGGGACGATTACGATTCGCGGGCATCGCGAGCCTGAAGGGATCCACTTCGTGGTGGAGGATGACGGCATCGGAATGACGACGGATCGCCTGAAATGGCTTCAGGATCAGCTGGTTGAGAATCCGCTGCAGTACGAGAAGGGGCAGACCCCGCGCGGAAGCTACGGGCTGCGAAATGTCCATAAACGGCTGCTCCTTCATTACGGCAAGGATGCGGGCTTGCGTGTGGAGAGTACGGAAGGAGCCGGAACGCGTGTGATGTTTACGATACCTGATTTACCTGAAATTCAACAATCTGAATTATCCAGCAAAGGGGATGGCGACAATGAAGGTACTGATCGTTGA